Proteins from one Geomonas agri genomic window:
- the nuoD gene encoding NADH dehydrogenase (quinone) subunit D, which produces MASEIMTLNMGPQHPSTHGVLRLVVELDGEVIQKITPHIGYLHRGIEKLAEHRTYHQTLPLTDRMDYLAPMHNNLGYVLAVEKLLGLDVPERAKLVRIIMAELTRLKSHLVWIACHALDIGAMTVFLYAFRERELVMDLYEMVSGARMTSNYFRVGGLSRDLPAGFEQKVQEIVDTFPGHFDTYEGLLTKNTIWLQRTIGNGVISAEDAIDFGISGPALRGSGVDFDLRRDLPYSGYEDFDFKVPVGENCDTFDRYKVRLVEMREAVKIIDQALKKLKPGPILADAPQVCYPPKESVYNSIEGLIHHFKIASEGFPVPEGEVYMAVENPKGELGYYIVSDGGNMPYRMRVRPPSFVNLGAIEKMAKGSMLADLVAVIGTLDIVLGEIDR; this is translated from the coding sequence ATGGCTAGTGAAATAATGACTTTGAACATGGGGCCCCAGCACCCCAGTACCCACGGCGTTCTCAGGCTCGTAGTAGAGCTGGACGGCGAGGTGATTCAGAAGATCACCCCTCACATCGGTTACCTGCACCGGGGCATCGAGAAGCTTGCCGAGCACCGTACTTACCACCAGACCCTGCCCCTCACGGACCGCATGGACTACCTGGCCCCGATGCACAACAACCTGGGCTACGTGCTGGCGGTAGAGAAGCTCCTGGGACTGGACGTTCCCGAGCGCGCCAAGCTGGTGCGTATCATCATGGCCGAGCTCACCCGTCTTAAGAGCCACCTGGTCTGGATCGCCTGCCACGCCCTCGACATCGGCGCCATGACCGTGTTCCTCTACGCGTTCCGCGAGCGCGAACTGGTGATGGACCTCTACGAGATGGTTTCCGGCGCCAGGATGACCTCCAACTACTTCCGCGTGGGCGGCCTGTCCCGCGACCTCCCGGCCGGCTTCGAGCAGAAGGTCCAGGAGATCGTCGACACCTTCCCGGGTCACTTCGACACCTACGAGGGGCTCCTCACCAAGAACACCATCTGGCTGCAGAGGACCATCGGTAACGGTGTCATCTCTGCAGAGGACGCCATCGACTTCGGTATCTCCGGCCCGGCCCTCAGGGGTTCCGGCGTCGACTTCGACTTGAGGCGCGACCTCCCCTACTCCGGCTACGAGGACTTCGACTTCAAGGTGCCGGTCGGCGAGAACTGCGACACCTTCGACCGCTATAAGGTCCGTCTGGTAGAGATGCGCGAAGCCGTCAAGATCATCGACCAGGCCCTGAAGAAGCTCAAGCCCGGACCGATCCTGGCCGACGCGCCGCAGGTCTGCTACCCGCCCAAGGAGAGCGTCTACAACTCCATCGAGGGGCTGATCCACCACTTCAAGATCGCTTCCGAGGGCTTCCCCGTCCCCGAGGGCGAGGTTTACATGGCCGTCGAGAACCCGAAAGGGGAGCTTGGCTACTACATCGTGTCGGACGGCGGCAACATGCCGTACCGCATGAGGGTCCGCCCGCCGTCATTCGTGAACCTGGGCGCCATCGAGAAGATGGCCAAGGGCTCCATGCTGGCCGACCTGGTTGCCGTCATCGGAACGCTGGACATCGTACTTGGCGAAATCGACCGTTAG
- the nuoH gene encoding NADH-quinone oxidoreductase subunit NuoH gives MDTLILGLPVAYYIAMVAKVLVAFVFVLLTVAYATYAERKIIGHMQVRLGPMRTGWHGLLQPIADGVKLFFKEEIIPSQASKFAFLIAPLVALIPAFISFAVIPFGDSITIGGYTVPLQIAAYYDQAGKQVFDINVGVLYILAMASLGVYGIVLAGWASNSKYSLLGGLRSAAQMISYELAAGLAIISVFMLSESLSLHKIVADQAGGAWYAFKQPLAFVIFFICSLAEINRTPFDLPEAETELVSGFCTEYSSMKYAMFFMAEYANMITVCAVTTTLFLGGWHGPAFLPGWFWFIAKVYFLIFLCMWIRATYPRYRYDQLMRLGWKVFLPLTLVNVMATGLWVMFISK, from the coding sequence ATGGATACGCTAATCTTAGGACTGCCGGTCGCGTACTACATAGCCATGGTTGCCAAAGTGCTCGTAGCTTTTGTCTTCGTGCTCCTTACCGTGGCCTACGCCACCTACGCGGAGCGCAAGATCATCGGGCACATGCAGGTGCGTCTGGGTCCCATGAGGACCGGCTGGCACGGCCTGCTGCAGCCGATCGCGGACGGCGTCAAGCTGTTCTTCAAAGAGGAGATCATTCCGTCGCAGGCGAGCAAGTTCGCCTTCCTGATCGCTCCCCTCGTCGCCCTGATCCCGGCGTTCATCTCCTTCGCGGTTATCCCCTTCGGTGACAGCATCACCATCGGGGGCTACACGGTACCGCTGCAGATCGCCGCGTACTACGACCAGGCCGGCAAGCAGGTCTTCGACATCAACGTCGGCGTCCTCTACATCCTGGCCATGGCATCCCTGGGCGTCTACGGCATCGTGCTCGCCGGCTGGGCCTCCAACTCCAAGTACTCGCTTCTGGGTGGCCTGCGCTCCGCGGCGCAGATGATCTCCTACGAGCTGGCCGCCGGCCTCGCCATCATCTCGGTGTTCATGCTTTCCGAGAGCCTCTCCCTGCACAAGATCGTTGCCGATCAGGCAGGTGGCGCATGGTACGCCTTCAAGCAGCCGCTGGCCTTCGTGATCTTCTTCATCTGCTCCCTGGCCGAGATCAACAGGACCCCGTTCGACCTTCCCGAGGCCGAGACGGAGCTGGTCTCCGGCTTCTGCACCGAGTACTCCTCCATGAAGTACGCGATGTTCTTCATGGCAGAATACGCCAACATGATCACCGTCTGCGCCGTCACCACCACCCTGTTCCTGGGCGGCTGGCATGGCCCGGCCTTCCTCCCCGGCTGGTTCTGGTTCATCGCCAAGGTGTACTTCCTGATCTTCCTCTGCATGTGGATCAGGGCCACCTACCCGCGTTACCGTTACGACCAGCTGATGCGTCTGGGTTGGAAGGTGTTCCTGCCGCTTACCCTGGTCAACGTGATGGCAACCGGCCTCTGGGTCATGTTCATCAGCAAGTAG
- the nuoI gene encoding NADH-quinone oxidoreductase subunit NuoI — protein MIMPLIKGLQITISHMFKKPVTLQYPTERPDVKPGFRGLHALNVSHDKAKCVACYLCPTVCPAKCITVEAGEDQNHDKYAAKYEIDMLRCIFCGYCVEACPVDAIRMTEQFELANYSRADFTYTKDRLLEKK, from the coding sequence ATGATAATGCCGCTCATCAAAGGTCTTCAGATCACCATTTCACATATGTTCAAGAAGCCGGTCACGCTGCAGTACCCGACCGAGCGTCCTGACGTCAAGCCTGGCTTCCGTGGCCTGCACGCGCTCAACGTGTCCCACGACAAGGCCAAGTGCGTTGCGTGCTACCTTTGCCCCACCGTCTGCCCGGCCAAGTGCATCACGGTCGAGGCGGGCGAGGACCAGAACCACGACAAGTACGCTGCCAAATACGAAATCGACATGCTGCGCTGCATCTTCTGCGGCTACTGTGTGGAAGCGTGCCCGGTTGATGCGATCCGGATGACGGAACAGTTCGAACTCGCCAACTACTCGCGCGCCGACTTCACCTACACCAAAGACAGACTCTTAGAAAAGAAATAA
- the nuoE gene encoding NADH-quinone oxidoreductase subunit NuoE codes for MSNAPAEEIAAEEIDLTEANEIIDKYLTLPGNLMPVLQGIQDAYGFVPKPTIDLVAERLNVYPSQIYGVLTFYAQFHLKPRGKFIIRVCVGTACHVQGAERITETFFGRLGIGHAETTEDLRYTFEKVACLGACGMAPLAMVNDDTYGKMTVQKVDEIIETYNARPMK; via the coding sequence ATGTCTAACGCTCCAGCCGAAGAAATTGCGGCCGAAGAAATCGATTTAACCGAGGCCAACGAAATCATCGACAAGTACCTGACACTGCCGGGCAACCTCATGCCGGTTCTGCAGGGGATCCAGGACGCCTACGGGTTTGTCCCGAAACCGACCATCGACCTGGTCGCCGAGCGCCTGAACGTCTACCCGAGCCAGATCTACGGCGTGCTCACCTTCTACGCCCAGTTCCACCTGAAGCCGCGTGGCAAGTTCATCATCAGGGTCTGCGTCGGTACCGCCTGCCACGTACAGGGTGCGGAGCGCATCACCGAGACCTTCTTCGGGCGCCTGGGCATCGGGCACGCGGAGACCACCGAGGACCTGCGCTACACCTTCGAGAAGGTGGCCTGCCTGGGCGCCTGTGGTATGGCCCCGCTGGCAATGGTGAACGACGACACCTACGGCAAGATGACGGTCCAGAAGGTGGACGAGATCATTGAAACCTACAACGCACGGCCGATGAAGTAG
- a CDS encoding molybdopterin-dependent oxidoreductase, with the protein MVNLTIDGKQVAVEKDATIYDAAKACGIKIPILCHDKKLHPFGGCRMCLVEVEQMKGRLIPACTTPVTEGMIVQTTTDEIVKARKLVLELLLLKHPIDCPVCDAAGDCDLQNLTYEYKVNMNRFVDEKFNHEIDYENPLIERDMNRCIHCGKCARICDEIVSYGAYTFINRGIEAKMGTEFDGPLNCEFCGSCVSVCPVGALNSRPFKFKARWWALQKTKSVCSYCGTGCQLTLGSKDGKVLTTIYDENQGFHNGQLCTRGRFGYQFVNSDKRLTAPMIRKNGNLQEATWEEALAEVTSRLSAGKSDPASVAALATPRLTNEELYLFGKLFRGTVGTDNIDHSAGYAHEALTKGAVASFGVAASPAEIADVQKSNLLLVVKSDAYETHPVIGFEINLGVKRKGIALRIVSDKKGKLTRLPGAKTTVHAPGNEVALFNALCKSVIDQGLAAEGVAGLDALKAAVADATAEKAGVTAEEIAAIAKEFASAEKALIILPIGQGYPGHNAALANAAANLAILTGQYGKEGAGLLIMGEKNNSQGAVDMGIYPKGTGLNAAAIIDGCANGNIKTLFVAGENPVVSYPNRKKVEKALENVEFMVVSDLFLTETAAMADVVLPACSFAEKSGTFTSLGRRVQNVRKAIPAVGLAKSDFDILNALSQALGGARYNNQGEVFTEIAANVPAYKGLTQAGLKDEGAVYPVALSAKLVPAAAQASAPVAGKLTLVTGSALYHCGTMSRFGEGPMYVCPDAYAELNVADAAALKVAEGDQVTVTSGTGAVQVVAKVGKRVPQGVVFSPYHFGEGSVNTITDGSEVTYVTVAKK; encoded by the coding sequence ATGGTAAATCTTACGATAGACGGAAAACAGGTTGCGGTAGAAAAGGACGCCACCATTTACGACGCCGCCAAGGCTTGTGGCATCAAGATACCGATCCTTTGCCATGACAAGAAACTGCATCCGTTCGGCGGCTGCCGCATGTGCCTGGTCGAGGTCGAGCAGATGAAAGGCCGCCTCATCCCGGCCTGCACCACCCCGGTCACCGAGGGGATGATCGTGCAGACCACCACCGATGAGATCGTCAAGGCCAGGAAGCTGGTGCTGGAGCTCTTGCTCCTCAAGCACCCGATCGACTGCCCGGTCTGCGATGCCGCCGGCGACTGCGACCTGCAGAACCTCACCTACGAGTACAAGGTGAACATGAACCGGTTCGTGGACGAGAAGTTCAACCACGAGATCGACTACGAGAACCCGCTCATCGAGCGCGACATGAACCGCTGCATCCACTGCGGCAAGTGCGCGAGGATCTGCGACGAAATCGTGTCCTACGGTGCCTACACCTTCATCAACCGCGGTATCGAAGCGAAGATGGGTACCGAGTTCGACGGACCGCTCAACTGCGAGTTCTGCGGTTCCTGCGTCTCGGTCTGCCCGGTCGGCGCCCTCAACTCCCGCCCCTTCAAGTTCAAGGCCCGTTGGTGGGCGCTGCAGAAGACCAAGAGCGTCTGCTCCTACTGCGGCACCGGCTGCCAGCTGACCCTGGGTTCCAAGGACGGCAAGGTGCTCACCACCATCTACGACGAGAACCAGGGCTTCCATAACGGCCAGCTCTGCACCCGCGGCCGCTTCGGTTACCAGTTCGTCAACTCCGACAAGCGCCTCACCGCGCCGATGATCCGCAAGAACGGCAACCTCCAGGAAGCAACCTGGGAAGAGGCGCTTGCCGAAGTGACCTCCAGGCTCTCCGCCGGCAAGAGCGACCCGGCTTCGGTCGCCGCCCTCGCCACTCCGCGCCTGACCAACGAGGAGCTCTACCTGTTCGGCAAGCTCTTCCGCGGCACCGTCGGTACCGACAACATCGACCACTCCGCCGGTTACGCCCACGAGGCGCTGACCAAGGGCGCTGTCGCCTCCTTCGGCGTGGCTGCCTCCCCGGCTGAGATCGCCGACGTGCAGAAATCCAACCTCCTCCTCGTGGTCAAGAGCGACGCCTACGAGACCCACCCGGTCATCGGCTTCGAGATCAACCTCGGCGTGAAGAGGAAGGGGATCGCACTCAGGATCGTTTCCGACAAGAAAGGGAAACTGACCCGCCTGCCGGGCGCCAAGACCACCGTCCACGCGCCGGGCAACGAAGTCGCCCTGTTCAACGCCCTCTGCAAGTCGGTCATCGACCAGGGTCTCGCCGCTGAAGGCGTCGCCGGCCTCGATGCACTGAAAGCCGCCGTTGCCGACGCAACCGCCGAGAAGGCAGGGGTAACCGCTGAAGAGATCGCCGCCATCGCCAAGGAGTTCGCCTCCGCCGAGAAGGCGCTCATCATCCTCCCCATCGGCCAGGGCTACCCCGGCCACAACGCGGCGCTTGCCAACGCGGCAGCGAACCTCGCCATCCTCACCGGCCAGTACGGCAAGGAAGGCGCGGGCCTCCTGATCATGGGCGAGAAGAACAACAGCCAGGGCGCCGTTGACATGGGCATCTACCCGAAAGGGACCGGCCTCAACGCCGCCGCCATCATCGACGGTTGCGCGAACGGCAACATCAAGACCCTGTTCGTCGCCGGCGAGAACCCGGTGGTGTCCTACCCGAACCGCAAGAAGGTCGAGAAGGCGCTCGAGAACGTCGAATTCATGGTGGTCTCCGATCTGTTCCTGACCGAGACCGCGGCCATGGCCGACGTTGTGCTCCCCGCCTGCTCCTTCGCCGAGAAGAGCGGCACCTTCACCTCGCTGGGCCGCAGGGTCCAGAACGTGAGGAAGGCGATCCCGGCCGTGGGCCTCGCCAAGAGCGACTTCGACATCCTGAACGCTCTCTCCCAGGCCCTGGGCGGCGCACGCTACAACAACCAGGGCGAGGTCTTCACCGAGATCGCCGCCAACGTCCCGGCCTACAAGGGTCTCACCCAGGCAGGCCTCAAGGACGAAGGTGCCGTGTACCCGGTAGCCCTCTCCGCCAAGCTGGTCCCGGCGGCTGCCCAGGCTTCCGCACCGGTAGCCGGCAAGCTGACCCTCGTTACCGGCAGCGCGCTCTACCACTGCGGCACCATGAGCCGCTTCGGTGAAGGCCCGATGTACGTCTGCCCGGATGCCTACGCCGAGCTGAACGTCGCCGACGCGGCGGCGCTCAAGGTCGCCGAGGGTGACCAGGTTACCGTGACCTCCGGTACCGGCGCGGTGCAGGTTGTCGCCAAGGTCGGCAAAAGGGTACCGCAGGGCGTGGTATTCTCCCCGTACCACTTCGGTGAGGGGAGCGTCAACACCATCACCGACGGTTCGGAAGTCACCTACGTCACCGTCGCGAAGAAATAA
- the nuoL gene encoding NADH-quinone oxidoreductase subunit L has protein sequence MFDLVWLIPLCPLIGSVINGLLGKKIKNETVIGGIAAGSVFASFMVACGILFQLLSLPGEERVFQKTIFTWIQSGTFKADIGFLIDPLSATMLMIVTGIGFLIHLYSIGYMHGEEGFYRYFCYLNLFTFSMLCLVSGNNLLLMFIGWEGVGLCSYLLIGYYFHKKSAGDAGKKAFVMNRVGDFGFLLGLFTLFWYLGANHNVWTINFVELAKNADLLVPGAVVTTVCLCFFLGATGKSAQIPLYTWLPDAMEGPTPVSALIHAATMVTAGVYMIARMNFIFIKSPTALLVIACVGAATALFAATIGTAQNDIKRVLAYSTVSQLGYMFLAMGVGAFTAGVFHLMTHAFFKACLFLGSGSVIHAMHHALHHEHSEADPQDMRNMGGLRKKMPITFMTFLLATIAIAGIPGFAGFFSKDEILWQAFANPHHHAVNYVLWGAGAVAAGLTAFYMFRLVFMTFFGETRLSDKAFHHLHESPWVITVPLVCLALLSVVGGWVGVPKVLGEVLGGMPNLFEHWLEPVFAYSTHYTEAHGAHGLHSVAMEWGLMGVSVLIACGGIGLAFALYIVAPGFPEKFTSTFPALHRAVYNKWYVDEIYDFAFVNPCKALGNFLWKGFDVLVVDGAVNGVAAVVRGFSGILRYVQTGFVHNYAYTMVFGVALIVAVYIFR, from the coding sequence ATGTTTGATTTAGTATGGTTGATCCCACTGTGCCCTCTCATCGGCTCGGTCATCAACGGCCTACTCGGCAAGAAGATAAAGAACGAGACGGTCATCGGCGGTATCGCCGCCGGTAGCGTATTCGCCTCCTTCATGGTCGCCTGCGGGATCCTGTTCCAGCTCCTGAGTCTGCCGGGCGAGGAGCGGGTGTTCCAGAAGACCATCTTCACCTGGATCCAGTCGGGTACCTTCAAGGCCGATATCGGCTTCCTGATCGACCCGCTGTCCGCAACCATGCTGATGATCGTAACGGGGATCGGTTTCCTGATCCACCTCTACTCCATCGGCTACATGCACGGTGAGGAAGGGTTCTACCGCTACTTCTGCTACCTGAACCTCTTTACCTTCTCCATGCTCTGCCTGGTGTCGGGCAACAACCTCCTCCTCATGTTCATCGGCTGGGAAGGCGTGGGTCTGTGCTCCTACCTGTTGATCGGCTACTACTTCCACAAGAAGAGCGCCGGCGACGCGGGCAAGAAGGCATTCGTGATGAACAGGGTCGGCGACTTCGGTTTCCTCCTCGGTCTCTTCACCCTCTTCTGGTACCTGGGTGCCAACCACAACGTCTGGACCATCAACTTCGTGGAGCTGGCCAAGAACGCCGACCTCCTGGTCCCGGGCGCCGTGGTAACCACCGTCTGTCTCTGCTTCTTCCTGGGCGCCACCGGTAAGTCCGCCCAGATCCCGCTGTACACCTGGCTGCCGGACGCGATGGAAGGCCCGACTCCGGTCTCCGCGCTCATCCACGCCGCCACCATGGTCACCGCCGGCGTCTACATGATCGCCCGCATGAACTTCATCTTCATCAAGAGCCCGACTGCGCTCCTCGTCATTGCCTGCGTCGGCGCCGCCACCGCGCTCTTCGCGGCGACCATCGGCACCGCGCAGAACGACATCAAGCGCGTCCTCGCATACTCCACCGTTTCCCAGCTCGGCTACATGTTCCTGGCCATGGGTGTCGGCGCCTTCACCGCCGGCGTGTTCCACCTGATGACCCACGCCTTCTTCAAGGCCTGCCTGTTCCTTGGTTCCGGCTCCGTCATCCACGCCATGCACCACGCGCTGCACCACGAGCACTCCGAAGCGGACCCGCAGGACATGAGGAACATGGGTGGCCTTCGTAAGAAGATGCCCATCACCTTCATGACCTTCCTCCTGGCCACCATCGCGATTGCGGGTATCCCGGGCTTCGCCGGCTTCTTCTCCAAGGACGAGATCCTCTGGCAGGCGTTTGCCAACCCGCACCACCACGCCGTTAACTACGTGCTCTGGGGCGCCGGCGCCGTTGCCGCAGGCCTCACCGCCTTCTACATGTTCCGCCTGGTCTTCATGACCTTCTTCGGCGAGACCCGTCTCTCCGACAAGGCCTTCCACCACCTGCACGAGTCCCCGTGGGTCATCACCGTGCCGCTGGTCTGCCTGGCGCTGCTCTCCGTCGTCGGCGGCTGGGTCGGCGTACCCAAGGTGCTCGGCGAAGTGCTGGGCGGCATGCCGAACCTTTTCGAGCACTGGCTCGAGCCGGTCTTCGCTTACTCCACCCACTACACCGAGGCGCACGGCGCGCACGGTCTCCACTCCGTCGCCATGGAGTGGGGCCTCATGGGTGTCTCCGTCCTGATCGCCTGCGGCGGCATCGGCCTCGCCTTTGCACTGTACATCGTTGCCCCGGGCTTCCCCGAGAAGTTCACCTCGACCTTCCCGGCGCTGCACCGCGCGGTTTACAACAAGTGGTACGTGGACGAGATCTACGACTTCGCCTTCGTCAACCCCTGCAAGGCCTTGGGCAACTTCCTCTGGAAAGGGTTCGACGTGCTGGTGGTCGACGGTGCCGTGAACGGCGTGGCGGCAGTGGTCCGCGGCTTCTCCGGCATCCTGCGCTACGTGCAGACCGGCTTCGTTCACAACTACGCCTACACCATGGTGTTCGGCGTGGCCCTGATCGTCGCGGTGTACATCTTCCGCTAA
- a CDS encoding NADH-quinone oxidoreductase subunit J family protein, which produces MESIFFLVVAAVAVISSILVVTCKNPINSALSLVMTFFCLATFYVMLDAPFMAATQVIVYAGAIMVLIIFVIMLLNVRVETVKRGTHAVVAGSAIGLFVLFQTVWFLMKGSMTGKVGEMTKEQIVSVGHVELIGKALFTDFLLPFEVTSVLLLAAIVGAVILAKKKI; this is translated from the coding sequence ATGGAATCGATCTTCTTTCTCGTCGTGGCTGCGGTGGCCGTTATTTCCAGCATACTCGTGGTCACCTGCAAAAACCCGATCAACAGCGCGCTGTCGCTGGTGATGACCTTCTTCTGCCTGGCGACCTTCTACGTCATGCTGGACGCCCCGTTCATGGCGGCCACCCAGGTGATCGTCTACGCCGGAGCCATCATGGTCTTGATCATCTTCGTGATCATGCTCCTGAACGTGAGGGTTGAGACCGTGAAGCGCGGCACCCACGCGGTGGTCGCCGGTTCCGCCATCGGCCTGTTCGTTCTCTTCCAGACCGTCTGGTTCCTGATGAAGGGCTCCATGACCGGCAAGGTGGGCGAGATGACCAAGGAGCAGATCGTGAGTGTCGGCCACGTCGAGCTGATCGGCAAGGCGCTCTTCACCGACTTCCTGCTGCCGTTCGAAGTCACCTCGGTGCTGCTGCTGGCCGCGATCGTCGGCGCCGTCATCCTGGCCAAAAAGAAAATCTAA
- the nuoK gene encoding NADH-quinone oxidoreductase subunit NuoK has protein sequence MLAIENYLIVSAILFAIGTIGVLTKRNAIVIFMCIELMLNAVNLTFIAFSRHLGNIDGQVFVFFVMTVAAAEAAVGLALMIAFFKNRESIDVEDVNLLKL, from the coding sequence ATGCTAGCGATCGAAAATTACCTGATAGTTTCGGCCATACTCTTCGCCATCGGGACCATCGGGGTCCTGACCAAGAGGAACGCCATCGTCATCTTCATGTGCATCGAGCTCATGCTGAACGCGGTGAACCTGACCTTCATCGCCTTCTCCAGGCACCTGGGCAACATCGACGGACAGGTCTTCGTCTTCTTCGTCATGACCGTGGCCGCCGCCGAGGCAGCCGTTGGTCTCGCGCTGATGATCGCCTTCTTCAAGAACCGCGAGTCCATCGACGTCGAAGACGTCAACCTGCTGAAGCTCTAG
- a CDS encoding NADH-quinone oxidoreductase subunit C yields the protein MAENNRAVVKLKERFADALLEYKEHRGEVTVTVKKESILEVLKYLRDDLRYNFLSDVTAVDYLGQEPRFMVVYHLLSIPNKDRVRVKAPVTEADCSIDSAAVLWNSANWLEREAYDLFGINFKNHPNLVRILMTDDWVGHPLRKDYPLQGPDREPYKGRLS from the coding sequence ATGGCAGAAAATAATCGCGCTGTAGTGAAGCTGAAAGAGCGTTTCGCGGATGCCCTGCTCGAATACAAGGAGCATCGCGGCGAGGTGACGGTGACCGTGAAGAAGGAGAGCATCCTCGAGGTACTCAAGTACCTGAGGGACGACCTGCGCTACAACTTCTTGTCCGACGTTACCGCCGTTGACTATCTGGGTCAGGAGCCGCGTTTCATGGTGGTTTACCACCTCCTCTCCATCCCCAACAAGGATCGGGTCAGGGTCAAGGCGCCGGTGACCGAGGCGGACTGCTCCATCGATTCCGCCGCCGTCCTGTGGAACTCCGCCAACTGGCTGGAGCGCGAGGCGTACGACCTGTTCGGCATCAACTTCAAGAACCACCCGAACCTGGTGCGCATCTTGATGACCGATGACTGGGTCGGGCACCCGCTCAGGAAGGATTACCCCCTCCAGGGACCCGACCGCGAGCCGTACAAGGGGCGTCTGTCGTAA
- the nuoF gene encoding NADH-quinone oxidoreductase subunit NuoF — MSDNAGIKILICQGTGGISAGAKQVEAEFTRLIAEKGIVAQVGKRCDVVKTGCRGLCANDVLVDVITPELGRITYDFVVPEDVAAILDQHIVANEVIEKKKAKAYYNTFVDQQMRVVMTGCGQIDPERLDAYLEEDGFKAIEKCVKEMKPAEVIDEVKKSGLRGRGGGGFPTGMKWSFCAASPGNHKYLICNADEGDPGAFMDRSILEGDPYCVIEGMMIAAYAIGCDAGYVYVRAEYPLAIDRLQKALDTCYEKGYLGKNIQGWGFDFDMRIKKGAGAFVCGEETALMASIEGERGMPRPRPPFPAVKGLWGFPTNINNVETFANVRHIINKGSDWYASLGTDTTKGTKIFAVTGKVKHTGLVEVPAGMSVRDVIYQVCGGIANNRKFKAVQAGGPSGGCIPAEVLDTPVDYDSLIKAGAMMGSGGLVVMDETTCMVDVARFFLTFTKMESCGKCVPCRIGLKAMLDILERITEGRGEMSDIDTLLEMGATIKKASLCGLGQTAPNPILSTVKYFRHEYEAHIQDKRCPSNSCKELLLWQVVPEKCVKCGACLRACPSNAIKWEKGEVAELIKENCTKCKSCYDACRFMAIE, encoded by the coding sequence ATGAGCGATAACGCAGGAATCAAAATACTTATCTGTCAGGGTACCGGCGGTATCTCGGCCGGCGCCAAGCAGGTCGAGGCCGAGTTCACCAGGCTGATCGCCGAGAAGGGGATCGTGGCCCAGGTCGGCAAGCGCTGCGACGTCGTCAAAACCGGCTGCCGCGGCCTGTGCGCCAACGACGTGCTCGTCGACGTCATCACCCCTGAATTGGGTCGGATCACCTACGATTTCGTGGTACCCGAGGACGTAGCTGCCATCCTGGACCAGCACATCGTCGCCAACGAAGTCATTGAGAAGAAAAAGGCGAAGGCGTACTACAACACCTTCGTCGACCAGCAGATGCGTGTGGTCATGACCGGCTGCGGCCAGATCGACCCGGAGCGCCTGGACGCCTACCTCGAGGAGGACGGCTTCAAGGCCATCGAGAAGTGCGTCAAGGAGATGAAGCCTGCCGAGGTCATCGACGAGGTGAAGAAGTCGGGCCTGCGTGGCCGTGGGGGCGGGGGCTTCCCGACCGGCATGAAGTGGAGCTTCTGCGCCGCTTCCCCGGGCAACCACAAATACCTCATCTGCAACGCCGACGAGGGCGACCCGGGCGCGTTCATGGACCGCTCCATCCTCGAAGGCGACCCGTACTGCGTCATCGAGGGTATGATGATCGCGGCCTACGCCATCGGCTGCGACGCGGGCTACGTCTACGTCCGCGCCGAGTACCCGCTGGCCATCGACCGCCTCCAGAAGGCGCTCGACACCTGCTACGAGAAGGGGTACCTGGGCAAGAACATCCAGGGTTGGGGCTTCGACTTCGACATGAGGATCAAGAAGGGCGCCGGCGCCTTCGTCTGCGGCGAAGAGACGGCTCTCATGGCCTCCATCGAGGGCGAGCGCGGCATGCCGCGTCCCCGTCCGCCGTTCCCGGCGGTCAAGGGCCTCTGGGGCTTCCCGACCAACATCAACAACGTTGAAACCTTCGCCAACGTGCGCCACATCATCAACAAGGGCTCCGACTGGTACGCATCCCTGGGCACCGACACCACCAAGGGGACCAAGATCTTCGCGGTCACCGGCAAGGTGAAGCACACCGGTCTGGTCGAGGTTCCGGCCGGTATGTCCGTGCGCGACGTTATCTACCAGGTCTGCGGCGGCATCGCCAACAACCGCAAGTTCAAGGCGGTCCAGGCAGGCGGCCCCTCCGGCGGCTGCATCCCGGCCGAGGTGCTCGACACCCCGGTCGACTACGACTCGCTGATCAAGGCGGGCGCCATGATGGGTTCCGGCGGTCTGGTCGTCATGGACGAGACCACCTGCATGGTCGACGTAGCCCGCTTCTTCCTGACCTTCACCAAGATGGAGTCCTGCGGCAAGTGCGTTCCCTGCCGTATCGGCCTTAAGGCGATGCTCGACATCCTGGAGCGCATCACCGAAGGTCGCGGCGAGATGAGCGACATCGACACCCTGCTGGAAATGGGCGCCACCATCAAGAAGGCATCCCTGTGCGGTCTGGGCCAGACGGCCCCGAACCCGATCCTCTCCACCGTGAAGTACTTCCGTCACGAGTACGAGGCGCACATCCAGGACAAGCGCTGCCCCTCCAACTCCTGCAAGGAGCTGCTCCTGTGGCAGGTGGTCCCCGAGAAATGCGTCAAGTGCGGCGCCTGTCTGCGGGCCTGCCCGTCCAACGCGATCAAGTGGGAGAAGGGCGAGGTCGCCGAGCTGATCAAGGAAAACTGCACTAAGTGCAAGTCCTGCTACGACGCCTGCCGCTTCATGGCCATTGAATAA